A genomic window from Trueperella bialowiezensis includes:
- a CDS encoding helix-turn-helix domain-containing protein, with protein sequence MEISARIKELRTKAGLSQTELAEKLSVSRQAVSKWESGRGTPDIVNIQAMAALFDVSVDYLLGNIEVSPTPKVRVPIDVDSLTPVRPKGKILKRKTHAAVLAAHPRATTIHPLNRTKVKTKAENLFEWVAFLLEGTIFGTFQSIDAFSNRDAYYLVEEKDRQFLARVSREAVESQELLQPVTGNTFTVGQNKFQKQFNPIKE encoded by the coding sequence ATGGAGATTAGCGCAAGAATCAAAGAGCTCCGCACTAAGGCGGGGCTGTCACAAACCGAGCTTGCTGAAAAGCTCTCGGTGTCACGCCAAGCGGTGTCCAAATGGGAGTCAGGGCGGGGAACCCCAGATATTGTCAATATTCAGGCGATGGCTGCACTGTTCGACGTGTCAGTCGACTATCTCCTCGGCAACATAGAGGTCTCGCCGACCCCCAAGGTCCGTGTTCCCATCGACGTCGACTCATTAACCCCGGTTCGACCAAAGGGGAAGATCCTAAAGAGAAAGACTCACGCTGCGGTGCTCGCCGCCCATCCCCGTGCCACCACGATTCACCCGCTCAACCGGACGAAGGTAAAGACGAAAGCAGAGAACTTGTTTGAATGGGTCGCTTTCCTGCTCGAGGGAACCATCTTCGGCACGTTTCAATCGATAGACGCGTTTTCGAATAGGGATGCCTATTATCTTGTGGAAGAAAAAGACCGCCAGTTCCTTGCACGCGTTTCGCGTGAGGCGGTGGAATCTCAAGAGCTTCTCCAGCCAGTCACCGGAAACACTTTCACCGTGGGCCAGAACAAATTCCAAAAACAGTTCAACCCGATTAAGGAGTGA
- a CDS encoding lipocalin family protein, with product MDGAPEQAIGEATPVDGEVGKLKVDFLPKFIRWIPFTSGDYWVLKLDPDYQIALVGTPNRENLWVLAGDFC from the coding sequence ATTGACGGCGCGCCCGAACAAGCGATCGGCGAAGCTACCCCGGTGGACGGCGAAGTCGGCAAGCTCAAAGTGGACTTCCTGCCCAAATTTATTCGGTGGATTCCGTTCACCAGCGGAGACTATTGGGTGCTCAAACTTGATCCTGACTACCAGATCGCGTTGGTTGGCACGCCCAACCGCGAAAACTTGTGGGTTCTTGCCGGCGACTTCTGCTAG
- a CDS encoding ATP-binding protein yields the protein MQNPQEKETFKYLPRVADRALSEALQRAGAVLIEGPKGCGKTETARRVAASEVRVDTDPNVATVINLDPNLVLNGSTPRLLDEWQAYPVLWNTVRRAVDDRREKGQFILTGSTAPAESAGRHSGAGRFARITMQTMSLWETGHSSGEVSVAALLQGEPAAAEPSSLSVEELAERISRGGWPHYQSLTVSQALATNRDYIRTIAEVDIATPDGRTRNPIRVQALLRSLARGVGTEMAVTTIAADADLSRDTVRDYLDALARIYIAQDQPAWSLSMRSRTPLRKAPKRHLADPALALAALNKGPADLLQNFEYFGQLFESQVVHDLGVLSGEQVSHARLQNGLEVDAIIDHPDQRGLFEIKLGASMEVVNRAADNLKAFSAEMGGSNRLIVVTAGGYSYLRPDGVQVVSIGALGP from the coding sequence GTGCAGAATCCTCAGGAAAAAGAGACTTTCAAGTATCTTCCGAGGGTGGCAGATCGCGCGCTTTCAGAAGCTCTGCAGCGCGCTGGCGCTGTTCTTATTGAAGGTCCTAAAGGGTGCGGCAAAACTGAAACCGCTAGGCGAGTTGCCGCCTCTGAGGTGCGAGTGGATACTGACCCAAATGTCGCAACTGTCATTAATCTCGACCCAAATCTCGTCTTGAATGGATCCACCCCTCGATTACTCGATGAATGGCAAGCGTACCCCGTGCTGTGGAACACCGTTCGCAGAGCGGTTGACGACCGTCGCGAGAAGGGCCAATTCATTCTTACCGGATCGACAGCTCCGGCGGAAAGCGCTGGAAGACACTCGGGAGCGGGCAGATTCGCACGCATAACCATGCAGACAATGAGCTTGTGGGAGACAGGGCACTCCAGCGGAGAAGTATCAGTAGCTGCACTACTTCAGGGAGAACCCGCCGCGGCAGAACCTTCCAGTCTGAGTGTGGAGGAATTGGCAGAACGGATAAGTCGGGGCGGCTGGCCACACTATCAGTCCCTTACCGTGTCACAGGCGTTGGCAACCAACAGGGACTATATCCGTACTATTGCCGAGGTCGATATCGCCACGCCCGATGGCCGCACTCGAAATCCAATCCGAGTCCAAGCATTGTTAAGATCGTTGGCGCGAGGCGTGGGAACAGAAATGGCAGTGACAACAATCGCCGCCGATGCAGATCTCAGCCGTGACACTGTCCGGGACTATCTTGATGCTCTGGCCAGAATATATATCGCGCAAGATCAGCCCGCATGGTCATTAAGCATGCGATCCAGAACCCCTCTACGAAAAGCTCCGAAACGCCATCTCGCGGATCCTGCGCTAGCGTTGGCTGCGCTCAACAAGGGGCCAGCTGATCTGCTGCAAAATTTCGAGTATTTCGGGCAGCTATTTGAATCGCAAGTCGTCCATGACTTGGGCGTTCTTTCCGGCGAGCAGGTTAGCCATGCCCGCTTGCAGAACGGGTTGGAGGTTGACGCAATCATTGACCACCCGGATCAACGCGGACTTTTTGAAATAAAACTGGGCGCCAGCATGGAAGTCGTGAATCGGGCAGCTGATAACTTGAAAGCTTTTTCCGCAGAGATGGGCGGCAGTAATCGACTCATCGTCGTCACCGCGGGCGGCTACTCGTATTTGCGACCAGACGGTGTGCAAGTCGTTTCGATTGGAGCGCTGGGGCCCTGA
- a CDS encoding peptidase U32 family protein, producing the protein MERFAGVRRRQKPEVLAPAGSLDTLKTAVDFGADAVYFGGQAFGMRTAPKNFSLDQIEEAKNYAHARGARVFVTCNILPSSQDVAEMNRYMGQLGDIGVDALIVSDIGVLMAARQVAPNAEIHISTQAGVTNYQAANALAQLGASRVVLARELTLTDIRELRANVPADLEIEAFVHGSMCMAFSGRCLISQHTVGRDANQGDCSQPCRYKYHVVEQRRPNEFIPVEITDQGTFLFNSHDMNTVEHVADILDAGVTSLKIEGRAKSAYYVAAMTNAYKTAVNEYMVQRGFEDDAGAQLVPFHDQVHVPAGDQARPATEVTFPVWLADEPYKVTHRAYSTGFYYPESPAGEETKVGGYINDWLLVGVVDQQDPDGRLYLHAKNKILPGMDIEFLFPGQAPVTFTVPSEGILDDAGAPVSEINHPARVFSLPCEHKIPAGAMIRARNPRGR; encoded by the coding sequence ATGGAAAGATTTGCTGGCGTGCGGCGTCGTCAAAAACCGGAAGTGCTCGCTCCCGCGGGAAGCCTGGACACTCTCAAGACGGCTGTCGATTTTGGTGCCGACGCCGTCTACTTCGGCGGGCAGGCATTCGGCATGCGGACTGCGCCGAAGAACTTTTCTCTTGACCAGATCGAAGAAGCGAAGAACTACGCTCACGCCCGCGGGGCTCGCGTGTTCGTCACGTGCAATATTTTGCCGTCGTCGCAGGATGTAGCCGAGATGAACCGCTACATGGGCCAACTGGGTGACATCGGGGTGGATGCGCTCATCGTCTCCGATATTGGTGTACTCATGGCTGCCCGGCAAGTGGCGCCGAACGCGGAAATCCACATCTCCACGCAAGCAGGGGTGACGAACTATCAGGCAGCCAACGCGCTCGCCCAGCTGGGCGCAAGCCGCGTGGTGCTCGCCCGCGAACTCACCCTCACCGACATTCGCGAGCTGCGCGCCAACGTTCCCGCAGATCTGGAGATCGAAGCTTTCGTACACGGCTCCATGTGCATGGCGTTCTCGGGCCGGTGTCTGATTTCGCAGCACACCGTGGGCCGGGACGCCAACCAGGGCGATTGCTCGCAGCCGTGCCGGTACAAGTATCACGTGGTGGAACAGCGCCGCCCAAACGAGTTCATCCCCGTAGAAATCACCGACCAGGGCACGTTCCTGTTCAATTCGCACGACATGAACACAGTCGAGCACGTAGCCGACATCCTCGACGCCGGCGTCACCAGCCTCAAAATCGAGGGTCGCGCGAAGAGCGCCTACTATGTGGCCGCAATGACGAACGCCTACAAGACCGCCGTCAACGAGTACATGGTCCAGCGCGGGTTTGAAGACGACGCCGGAGCCCAGCTCGTACCGTTCCACGATCAGGTACACGTGCCGGCAGGCGATCAGGCTCGCCCGGCTACCGAGGTTACGTTCCCCGTGTGGCTCGCAGACGAACCGTACAAGGTCACCCACCGCGCGTACTCCACAGGTTTTTACTATCCCGAATCGCCGGCAGGCGAGGAGACCAAAGTGGGCGGCTATATCAACGACTGGCTGCTGGTCGGCGTCGTGGATCAGCAAGACCCCGACGGCCGGCTCTACCTCCACGCCAAAAACAAAATATTGCCCGGCATGGACATCGAGTTTTTATTCCCTGGGCAGGCGCCCGTCACGTTCACGGTTCCAAGCGAGGGAATTCTCGACGACGCCGGAGCGCCCGTGAGCGAGATCAACCATCCGGCACGCGTGTTCTCGCTACCGTGCGAGCACAAGATCCCGGCCGGTGCGATGATCCGTGCGCGTAACCCGCGCGGCAGGTAG
- a CDS encoding immunity protein Imm33 domain-containing protein, whose translation MVDIHNADYYTVLTEGSRVDFEAKLASEGKNFEQIAAARTSGGSSILRYAIAGRHFELACDMLDAGAPVNVVDYAGNNEFHLLAPRLMDAPEAGDLGLALMKRGTSLEHRESRWNNSALFSLVSRGLSAPGGSVMDFLGQAIASATDVDTPNSAGLTVREVIEDRGGEALRVALNKYHPELGSGTQQPAANGCRSADQLSDDGVPVASQAQRYQATMRGQNIAKLGASIISQSILDGHARMKWCFREEPMNSADNGWRFLSSRDTDAYLADPRNSAVVAWESIILIEPAVMPLIDKPVGMDVQIVGTESGEILTVDNATGRPLEFTEHDFLPYEQ comes from the coding sequence ATGGTCGACATTCATAATGCTGATTACTACACGGTGCTCACAGAGGGTAGCCGCGTTGATTTTGAGGCCAAGCTTGCCAGCGAGGGGAAGAATTTCGAGCAGATTGCTGCCGCTCGCACAAGTGGTGGGTCGAGCATCCTTCGCTATGCCATTGCCGGGCGCCACTTTGAACTGGCCTGCGACATGCTCGACGCCGGCGCGCCGGTTAACGTCGTTGATTATGCCGGCAATAACGAGTTTCACCTCCTGGCACCTCGACTCATGGACGCGCCAGAAGCCGGTGACCTCGGACTCGCCTTGATGAAACGAGGCACATCACTCGAACACCGCGAGAGTCGATGGAATAATTCTGCGCTGTTTTCGCTTGTTAGCCGGGGTCTTTCAGCGCCGGGCGGGTCTGTGATGGATTTTCTTGGTCAGGCGATCGCCTCGGCGACCGATGTTGATACGCCCAACTCGGCAGGGCTGACAGTGCGAGAGGTGATTGAAGATCGCGGTGGAGAGGCACTGCGAGTTGCGCTCAACAAGTACCATCCTGAACTTGGGAGCGGCACGCAACAGCCGGCAGCCAACGGCTGTCGGTCTGCGGACCAGCTTTCCGACGACGGCGTTCCAGTCGCTTCGCAAGCCCAGCGCTATCAGGCCACGATGCGCGGGCAGAACATCGCTAAACTGGGCGCTTCGATTATCTCGCAAAGCATTCTTGATGGACATGCGCGCATGAAATGGTGTTTCCGGGAAGAACCCATGAATTCGGCTGATAACGGTTGGCGCTTCCTTTCTTCGCGAGACACGGACGCGTACTTAGCTGATCCGCGAAATTCTGCCGTAGTGGCTTGGGAGAGCATCATTCTCATCGAGCCAGCCGTTATGCCACTGATCGACAAGCCGGTGGGTATGGACGTGCAGATCGTCGGCACCGAAAGCGGCGAGATCCTCACCGTTGATAACGCCACCGGCCGGCCTCTCGAGTTTACTGAGCATGACTTCCTGCCCTACGAACAGTAG
- a CDS encoding DNA methyltransferase, translated as MSAQATGSTLTETQRRHNAQAFAQTWRGRGYEKGDTQQFWGNLLRSVMGVPEDQTVTGVRYEEGTSRRGFIDVIIPDAKTLIEQKSIGVDLDRPEMRQGQMVTPFEQALNYANSLPNSQRPDYIIVCNFEEFRIHNLDQVKPEENYLSFRLEELPEQYHLLDFLINPANTRRYREEQVSMDAGVLIGELYHGLREQYIDPDSERSQHSLNVLCVRLVFCLFAEDAGIFAKDSFHYFLANTPHDQVRTRLLELFQVLDTPEDERDPYLSADLKAFPYVNGGLFDSRTSGPIEIPLFTEELYDLLVNRVSRDTNWAEISPTIFGGVFESTLNPETRASGGMHYTSPENIHKVIDPLFLDDLTAELQSILTEFAGQDVKRKNRLRAFHDKIAGLTFFDPACGSGNFLTETYISLRRLENKVLSELTDQTELAFGDITPLKVSLDQFYGIEINDFAVSVASTAMWIAELQANIEAQTIVTQLIDDLPLSDSAHIVQGNALRTDWAEILPPEKCDYIIGNPPFLGYSRLNADQKEERLAIFGKGGSVLDYVACWHRKAAEYMEGTECEAALVSTNSICQGQQVAPLWEPLFEMGISINFAHRSFSWANEATDQAQVTCVIIGFSHKERTEKYLWDYRRATAEERAAGSAREIGTRRAVDHINAYLADAPDVFIQRRGKPLSDVPEMKAGGKPTEGNFLLLSPDEKAQVLAAEPDLEEWIRPFSMGQEFINGKDRYCFWLVDTPRSVIAKSPILRERVQGVRDMRLASTKKATQKKAETPWLFDEIRYAGSEPYIAVPAVSSERRRYIPLGFVANGMIPGNQLYFIPSNSLFIFGVMCSQFHNSFMRAVAGRLELRYRYANTIVYNNFVFPDPTAEQREAIENAAQAVLDAREEYPEATLADLYDPDNSWLYPELTRAHEQLDRAVEAAYGVDYSEMDDSAREAAIVAHLFELYAQAAEE; from the coding sequence ATGAGTGCACAGGCTACAGGTTCAACGCTCACCGAAACTCAGCGGCGCCACAATGCGCAAGCATTTGCGCAAACGTGGCGTGGTCGCGGCTATGAGAAGGGCGATACTCAGCAGTTCTGGGGCAATCTGCTGCGTTCAGTGATGGGCGTGCCGGAAGATCAAACTGTCACGGGCGTGCGCTACGAGGAAGGAACCTCCCGGCGCGGTTTTATTGACGTGATCATCCCCGATGCGAAGACTCTGATCGAACAGAAATCGATCGGCGTCGATCTTGACCGTCCAGAAATGCGCCAGGGCCAGATGGTCACACCTTTTGAGCAGGCTTTGAACTATGCGAATTCGCTTCCTAATTCGCAGCGGCCGGATTACATTATCGTCTGTAATTTTGAGGAATTCCGCATCCACAATCTGGATCAGGTGAAACCGGAAGAGAACTATCTTTCTTTCCGGCTTGAGGAGCTCCCGGAGCAGTACCATCTCCTCGATTTTCTTATCAACCCGGCTAACACGCGGCGCTACCGGGAAGAACAGGTCTCGATGGATGCCGGTGTTCTTATCGGCGAGCTGTATCACGGTTTGCGCGAGCAGTACATCGATCCGGATAGTGAACGCAGTCAACACTCTCTCAACGTGTTGTGCGTGCGGCTCGTGTTTTGCTTGTTTGCGGAAGACGCCGGAATTTTCGCCAAAGATTCTTTCCACTACTTCCTTGCCAATACCCCGCACGATCAGGTTCGCACCCGCCTTCTTGAACTTTTCCAGGTGCTCGACACCCCGGAAGATGAACGCGATCCATATCTGAGTGCGGATCTGAAAGCCTTCCCCTATGTCAACGGTGGGCTGTTCGATTCGCGAACATCTGGCCCGATTGAGATTCCGCTGTTCACCGAAGAACTCTATGATCTCTTGGTCAATCGGGTGTCGCGGGATACGAACTGGGCGGAAATTTCGCCCACGATTTTTGGCGGCGTTTTTGAATCCACACTGAACCCGGAAACGCGTGCCAGCGGCGGGATGCACTACACAAGCCCGGAAAATATTCACAAGGTGATCGATCCGTTGTTCCTCGATGATCTCACCGCCGAGCTGCAAAGTATCCTCACTGAATTCGCTGGGCAGGATGTGAAACGCAAGAATCGGCTGCGTGCTTTCCACGATAAAATCGCAGGCCTTACTTTCTTTGATCCAGCTTGCGGCTCCGGAAATTTTTTGACGGAAACCTACATCTCGCTGCGTCGGCTGGAAAACAAAGTGCTCTCCGAACTCACCGATCAGACCGAGCTAGCTTTTGGTGATATCACGCCGCTCAAAGTCTCGCTCGATCAGTTCTACGGCATCGAAATTAACGACTTCGCGGTATCGGTCGCCTCAACGGCCATGTGGATTGCCGAACTGCAGGCGAATATCGAGGCACAGACGATCGTGACCCAGCTGATTGACGATTTACCGTTATCCGATTCCGCCCATATCGTTCAAGGAAATGCCCTGCGTACTGACTGGGCTGAGATTCTTCCGCCCGAAAAATGCGACTACATTATTGGCAACCCGCCGTTTTTGGGATACTCACGGCTGAATGCAGATCAGAAAGAAGAACGCCTCGCAATCTTCGGTAAAGGTGGAAGCGTACTTGATTATGTGGCCTGCTGGCATCGGAAAGCCGCGGAATACATGGAAGGTACAGAGTGCGAGGCCGCACTGGTATCCACCAACTCGATTTGCCAAGGCCAGCAGGTTGCGCCGCTGTGGGAACCGCTCTTCGAGATGGGTATTTCCATCAACTTCGCGCATCGATCGTTTTCCTGGGCGAATGAAGCAACGGACCAAGCGCAGGTAACCTGTGTCATTATCGGTTTCTCTCATAAGGAACGAACAGAAAAATACCTTTGGGATTACCGGCGAGCGACGGCGGAAGAGCGTGCAGCGGGTTCTGCGCGTGAAATTGGCACTCGCCGCGCGGTGGATCATATTAATGCCTATCTCGCCGATGCTCCTGACGTTTTTATCCAACGCCGGGGTAAACCGCTCAGTGATGTTCCAGAAATGAAAGCGGGCGGAAAACCGACCGAAGGCAATTTTCTGCTTCTTAGCCCGGACGAAAAAGCTCAAGTACTCGCTGCAGAACCCGATCTTGAAGAATGGATTCGTCCCTTTTCTATGGGTCAGGAATTCATTAATGGCAAAGACCGTTATTGCTTCTGGCTTGTTGATACTCCGCGATCCGTTATAGCTAAATCACCTATTCTCCGTGAACGTGTCCAAGGCGTACGAGATATGCGACTTGCATCTACCAAGAAAGCCACCCAGAAGAAAGCTGAAACACCGTGGTTATTTGACGAGATCCGCTATGCCGGCAGTGAACCATATATCGCAGTGCCCGCGGTGTCCTCAGAACGCCGGCGATATATCCCACTTGGATTTGTAGCTAATGGCATGATTCCGGGAAACCAGCTCTATTTCATTCCTTCGAACTCCCTGTTTATTTTTGGAGTAATGTGCTCCCAATTTCATAACTCTTTCATGAGGGCAGTAGCCGGCCGTCTTGAACTTCGTTACCGCTATGCCAACACGATTGTTTACAACAATTTCGTGTTCCCGGATCCCACAGCCGAGCAGCGGGAAGCAATCGAGAACGCAGCGCAGGCAGTATTGGATGCCCGCGAGGAATATCCGGAGGCTACGCTTGCTGATCTGTACGATCCGGATAATAGCTGGCTGTATCCGGAGCTCACGCGAGCCCACGAACAGCTGGACCGCGCTGTGGAAGCCGCCTACGGCGTCGACTATTCAGAAATGGATGATTCCGCACGTGAAGCCGCCATCGTTGCCCATCTCTTCGAGCTCTACGCCCAGGCCGCAGAAGAGTAG
- a CDS encoding DUF3592 domain-containing protein encodes MLLVFFFLYIFPLFFLLMDDRPYSTTEFAVVLFVIGVVMWTIFTVFLVMLGFDPYRKAKAHRKLRETGVPVIGEIIRSIQAGDEKGKPKFRLRVRFQNLAGSKIERDLDVVDEQPQLRRYARGNRINLRLNQNGYNPPYVVDTAEFTPKFSVGYLRWAVFNIAYSVGLFLVEYHLYGQGVGLRFLCPLSNWLMPPVIFLVFVLFILILSGGNGLSSVKNARQAHELTLYGVASPGEIVDYRQTGVYKNENPQVNVTVQFLDQRGEIKQRSLREVVPLVDMHKLRRGPVDVLYLPSDPDVFEIVEES; translated from the coding sequence GTGTTACTCGTCTTCTTTTTCCTCTACATATTCCCGCTATTTTTTCTCCTGATGGATGACCGGCCGTATTCCACCACCGAATTCGCGGTTGTCCTTTTCGTGATCGGGGTGGTGATGTGGACGATTTTCACGGTGTTTCTCGTGATGTTGGGATTCGATCCGTATAGGAAGGCCAAGGCTCATCGCAAGCTGCGTGAAACGGGCGTTCCCGTGATCGGGGAAATTATCAGATCTATACAGGCCGGTGATGAAAAGGGCAAGCCTAAGTTCAGGTTGCGTGTGCGCTTTCAGAACCTTGCGGGCTCCAAGATAGAGCGGGATCTCGACGTCGTCGATGAGCAACCTCAACTGCGCAGATACGCCCGGGGAAACCGGATTAATCTTCGGCTTAATCAAAACGGATACAATCCGCCCTACGTCGTAGATACCGCTGAATTTACGCCTAAATTCTCGGTCGGCTACCTTAGGTGGGCCGTGTTTAACATTGCCTATTCCGTGGGCCTGTTCCTGGTTGAGTATCACCTTTATGGACAGGGGGTCGGGCTGCGCTTTTTGTGTCCGCTATCGAATTGGCTCATGCCGCCGGTCATTTTCTTGGTCTTCGTATTATTTATCCTTATCCTTAGTGGCGGCAACGGCCTTTCCAGCGTGAAGAACGCTCGCCAAGCCCACGAGCTCACGCTGTATGGGGTGGCGAGTCCGGGTGAGATTGTTGATTACCGCCAGACGGGCGTGTACAAAAACGAAAACCCGCAAGTTAACGTGACGGTTCAGTTCCTAGATCAGCGCGGGGAGATTAAGCAGCGCTCCCTGCGGGAGGTTGTGCCACTGGTTGATATGCATAAGTTGCGCCGCGGCCCGGTTGATGTGCTGTATCTGCCAAGCGACCCCGATGTGTTTGAGATCGTTGAGGAAAGCTAG
- a CDS encoding glycerol-3-phosphate dehydrogenase/oxidase: MYSATLSAETREASLKKMADAELDILVIGGGVTGAGIAFDAATRGLKTGIVEAQDWASGTSSRSSKLVHGGLRYLYQLNFALVAESLRERGLLLTKTAPHLVKAQPFLWPLKMRLIERTYSAVGVGMYDAIAQTAHRGSVPIQKHHSKKGSLELAPALDPKSLIGSLVYYDARVDDARLVVNLVRSAAEYGALAANRTQVVELINEGGRVRGAKVKDLEDGTIYEVRAKSVINATGVWTEKSQSLAGTGGGLKVLASKGIHIVIPKDRIRSKVGIFLRTEKSVLFIIPWKRYWVIGTTDTAYHENRLEPVANREDIEYILDQANSVLRDKLTKDDIIGTFAGLRPLLQPGTLDGDESKSTKVSREHTVTEAAPGLTVIAGGKLTSYRQMAEDAVDFAIKTCRLPERECQTKNTPLTGGAGYHAMWDNRANLAKLSGLSVDQVEDLLDRYGTETVKILDMIKEDPELAQPVKGIEPYLRAEIVFGVKEEGALHLEDLLARRTRAQYEFRDRGLSAAEEVAAIAGDILGWDEETRKAEVDQYRARCEAEEEAEGIFSEAEAQKVREKVEPITEFVDVAPDIEG, encoded by the coding sequence ATGTACAGTGCAACACTCTCGGCTGAAACCCGAGAAGCGTCACTGAAGAAAATGGCCGACGCCGAACTAGACATTCTCGTCATCGGCGGCGGCGTGACCGGCGCTGGTATAGCGTTCGACGCCGCAACACGCGGACTGAAAACCGGGATCGTGGAAGCTCAAGACTGGGCGTCCGGAACGTCGTCGCGCTCGTCAAAGCTCGTCCACGGCGGCCTGCGCTACCTTTACCAGCTGAACTTCGCGCTCGTCGCCGAATCACTGCGGGAGCGCGGTTTGCTCCTCACAAAGACGGCGCCGCACCTCGTGAAGGCACAGCCGTTCCTGTGGCCGCTCAAGATGCGCCTCATTGAACGTACGTACTCGGCGGTCGGCGTCGGCATGTATGACGCCATCGCACAAACCGCCCACCGTGGCTCAGTGCCGATCCAAAAGCATCACTCGAAGAAGGGCTCGCTGGAACTTGCCCCGGCGCTCGATCCGAAGTCACTCATCGGTTCGCTCGTGTACTACGACGCGCGGGTCGACGACGCCCGCCTCGTCGTCAACCTTGTCCGGTCTGCCGCAGAATACGGCGCTCTTGCCGCTAACCGAACCCAGGTTGTTGAGCTAATCAACGAAGGTGGGCGCGTGCGCGGGGCCAAAGTGAAAGACCTGGAAGACGGCACGATCTACGAGGTGCGTGCCAAGTCGGTCATCAATGCGACGGGTGTATGGACGGAGAAGTCGCAGTCGCTGGCCGGAACCGGCGGGGGCCTGAAAGTGCTCGCATCAAAGGGCATTCACATCGTCATCCCGAAGGATCGGATCCGCTCCAAGGTCGGTATCTTCCTGCGTACTGAAAAGTCCGTGCTTTTCATTATTCCGTGGAAGCGCTACTGGGTGATTGGCACGACGGACACGGCCTACCACGAAAACCGGCTCGAGCCCGTTGCCAACCGGGAAGATATCGAATACATCCTGGATCAGGCGAACTCGGTGCTGCGTGACAAGCTGACGAAGGACGACATCATTGGCACGTTCGCGGGGCTCCGCCCGCTGCTGCAACCCGGCACGCTCGACGGCGATGAGTCGAAGTCGACGAAGGTCTCGCGTGAACACACGGTGACGGAAGCAGCGCCCGGTCTCACGGTGATCGCTGGCGGCAAGCTGACCTCTTACAGGCAGATGGCCGAAGACGCCGTCGATTTCGCGATCAAGACCTGCCGCCTGCCCGAGCGCGAGTGCCAGACGAAGAACACGCCTCTGACGGGTGGGGCCGGCTACCACGCGATGTGGGACAACCGGGCGAACCTGGCAAAGCTGTCTGGGCTGTCGGTTGACCAGGTCGAAGACCTTCTGGATCGCTACGGCACGGAGACGGTGAAGATTCTTGACATGATCAAGGAAGATCCCGAGCTCGCTCAGCCGGTCAAGGGCATCGAACCGTACCTTCGTGCGGAGATCGTATTCGGCGTCAAGGAAGAAGGCGCCCTGCACCTTGAAGACCTGCTGGCACGCCGCACGCGCGCACAGTACGAGTTCCGGGACCGTGGCCTATCCGCCGCCGAGGAAGTTGCGGCGATTGCCGGTGACATCCTGGGCTGGGACGAGGAAACCCGCAAGGCCGAAGTTGATCAGTACCGTGCTCGCTGCGAGGCGGAAGAAGAAGCTGAAGGTATCTTCTCTGAGGCTGAAGCGCAGAAGGTGCGTGAAAAGGTTGAACCGATCACCGAGTTCGTGGATGTAGCACCAGACATCGAAGGCTAA